From a region of the Candidatus Rhabdochlamydia porcellionis genome:
- the rplU gene encoding 50S ribosomal protein L21 produces the protein MYAIIETGGKQYRVEKGDTIDVELLDIEDNIVKFKNVLLVSEAENVKIGTPYLADTVVQAELTKQNAKGPKVVAFKYKRRKPIRRKVGHRQRYTRIKITDIIG, from the coding sequence ATGTACGCGATTATCGAAACAGGCGGTAAGCAGTACCGTGTTGAAAAAGGTGATACCATCGATGTAGAATTGCTAGATATAGAGGATAATATTGTAAAATTTAAAAATGTTTTACTGGTTAGTGAAGCGGAAAATGTTAAGATTGGGACCCCTTATCTTGCTGATACTGTCGTGCAAGCAGAACTTACAAAACAAAATGCTAAAGGGCCAAAAGTGGTCGCATTCAAGTATAAAAGACGCAAACCGATTCGTCGTAAAGTGGGGCATCGTCAACGCTACACCCGAATCAAGATTACAGATATTATTGGATAA
- the nrdR gene encoding transcriptional regulator NrdR: protein MHCPFCACEELKVTDSRNVAESNAVRRRRECLRCLRRFTTFETVDLTIQVKKRDGRYEDFCQDKLIKGLDAACRHTRISHDQLRTLAYKITSDLMERQVREVTTSELGGIVMQHLQELDSIAYIRFACVYRRFKDVNELIDAIEDVSPKDTIHSTEI from the coding sequence ATGCATTGTCCATTTTGTGCCTGTGAAGAGTTAAAAGTTACTGATTCTCGAAACGTAGCAGAAAGCAATGCCGTTCGTAGAAGGAGAGAATGTTTGCGCTGTTTACGGCGTTTTACCACTTTTGAAACAGTAGACTTAACAATTCAAGTGAAAAAAAGAGATGGGCGATATGAAGATTTTTGCCAGGATAAACTGATTAAAGGTTTAGATGCAGCTTGCCGCCATACACGCATCAGCCATGATCAATTAAGAACTTTGGCTTATAAAATTACCTCTGATTTAATGGAGCGTCAAGTTAGAGAGGTCACTACTTCGGAATTAGGGGGGATTGTAATGCAACATTTACAAGAACTAGATAGCATTGCCTACATTCGATTTGCTTGCGTTTATCGGCGATTTAAAGATGTCAATGAATTAATCGATGCCATTGAGGATGTTAGTCCCAAAGATACGATTCACTCAACAGAAATATAA
- a CDS encoding metal ABC transporter ATP-binding protein, whose amino-acid sequence MTDIISIHQVFFSYNHQSILEDVNITVKPNEFIVVFGPNGGGKTTFFKLILGLLQPKKGWVKVLNKHPKHTRHLIGYVPQMQQVDRNFPICVLDVVMMGCLAGLNCWGRFPKAMRKLGLQALEKVNLLHKAKASFGSLSGGETQKALIARAIVDRPKILLLDEPTANVDSQAEQSIYQLLKELNTDMTILTVSHDLQTIIDKASRLICVNRQATSLQTKEVCEHFALGLYHTPLTNSQHFSF is encoded by the coding sequence ATGACTGATATCATCTCTATTCACCAAGTATTTTTTAGTTATAATCATCAAAGTATTCTTGAAGATGTCAATATAACTGTGAAACCGAATGAATTTATTGTCGTTTTTGGCCCTAATGGCGGTGGGAAAACCACATTTTTTAAATTAATCTTAGGGCTTTTACAGCCTAAAAAAGGTTGGGTGAAGGTTTTAAACAAACACCCTAAACACACTAGGCATTTAATAGGATATGTCCCTCAAATGCAGCAAGTAGATCGCAACTTTCCGATTTGTGTTTTAGATGTAGTGATGATGGGATGCCTTGCTGGATTGAATTGCTGGGGAAGATTTCCTAAGGCAATGCGTAAATTAGGCCTACAGGCCTTGGAAAAAGTGAACCTTTTGCATAAAGCAAAAGCTTCCTTTGGTTCTCTATCAGGTGGAGAAACACAAAAAGCTCTTATTGCAAGAGCAATTGTCGACCGTCCTAAAATCCTACTACTAGATGAACCAACAGCTAATGTAGATTCTCAAGCGGAACAATCTATTTACCAGCTATTAAAAGAATTAAATACTGATATGACTATTCTAACGGTATCTCATGACTTACAAACAATTATTGATAAAGCCAGTAGACTCATTTGCGTAAATCGCCAAGCAACCTCTCTTCAAACTAAAGAAGTATGCGAGCATTTTGCTTTAGGGCTTTACCACACTCCTTTAACAAACTCTCAACATTTTTCCTTTTAA
- a CDS encoding class I SAM-dependent methyltransferase: protein MSYLLIDSGNQQKLERFGAFTLIRPCFQAIWKPSLKKWEADAIFSREEGNRWEYKRPLPKDWVLTIEDIRFKVAPTDFGHLGVFPEHSLLFSSMQKLLVSRKESLVLNLFAYSGGATLACVKAGAKVCHVDASKGMVSWARENARLNHFLDKPVRWIIEDVKKFLKREIKRGSFYEAIILDPPSFGRGNKGEIFQIEKDLVELLDLCKSLLSKEALFLLFTTHTPGITPVAIQNLMKQLLPKGKIESNELLLPSENGFSIPYGSFAWWLP, encoded by the coding sequence ATGTCTTATCTTCTAATTGATAGTGGTAATCAACAAAAGCTAGAGCGATTTGGCGCTTTTACTTTGATTAGGCCCTGTTTTCAAGCAATCTGGAAACCTTCTCTTAAAAAGTGGGAAGCGGATGCTATTTTTTCTCGAGAGGAAGGAAATCGATGGGAATATAAGAGACCTTTGCCTAAAGATTGGGTATTAACTATTGAGGATATACGTTTTAAGGTAGCCCCTACCGACTTTGGTCATTTAGGTGTTTTTCCTGAACACAGTCTTCTTTTTTCCTCTATGCAAAAATTGCTTGTCTCAAGAAAAGAGTCGCTGGTTCTCAATTTGTTTGCTTATTCAGGGGGAGCTACTTTAGCCTGCGTAAAAGCAGGGGCTAAAGTCTGCCATGTTGATGCCTCAAAGGGAATGGTGAGCTGGGCTAGAGAGAATGCAAGGTTAAATCATTTTTTAGATAAACCGGTTCGCTGGATTATAGAAGATGTGAAAAAATTTCTTAAAAGAGAAATCAAGAGAGGTTCTTTCTATGAAGCAATCATTTTAGATCCTCCTAGCTTTGGTAGAGGAAATAAGGGAGAAATTTTCCAAATTGAAAAAGATCTTGTAGAGTTGCTAGATTTATGTAAAAGTCTGTTAAGTAAAGAGGCTCTTTTCTTGTTATTCACTACCCATACGCCTGGAATTACCCCAGTTGCCATCCAAAATTTAATGAAACAATTATTACCTAAAGGGAAAATTGAGAGCAATGAGCTCTTATTGCCTTCTGAAAATGGGTTTTCTATTCCTTATGGAAGTTTTGCTTGGTGGCTCCCATGA
- the lspA gene encoding signal peptidase II produces MAFKISWKLSLLAISIFLFDALLKMYVHCFVTPMNFCYFPYGGIGVFHGLGIEFVITHVINKGAMWGLFANYQFLLVSIRVFIIAALGYYLCVKQISNYHRICLVMILAGAVGNVFDCIIYGHVVDMFCFIFWGYVYPVFNIADAAIFCGILMMLLETTCFKIVASSLK; encoded by the coding sequence ATGGCTTTTAAGATAAGTTGGAAGTTAAGTCTTTTAGCAATATCTATTTTTCTATTCGACGCGCTTTTAAAAATGTATGTGCATTGCTTTGTGACTCCTATGAACTTCTGTTATTTTCCTTATGGAGGAATAGGAGTTTTTCATGGACTGGGTATAGAATTTGTAATTACACATGTAATCAATAAGGGTGCTATGTGGGGACTTTTTGCTAACTATCAGTTTTTATTGGTCTCTATTCGGGTTTTTATTATCGCAGCCCTTGGATATTATTTGTGTGTAAAGCAGATAAGTAATTACCATAGAATCTGTTTGGTTATGATCTTAGCAGGAGCTGTGGGAAATGTTTTCGACTGTATTATTTACGGTCATGTCGTTGATATGTTTTGTTTTATTTTTTGGGGATATGTCTATCCTGTCTTCAATATTGCAGATGCTGCTATTTTTTGTGGAATTTTAATGATGCTATTAGAGACTACCTGCTTTAAAATAGTTGCGAGCTCTTTAAAATGA
- a CDS encoding TraR/DksA family transcriptional regulator, translating to MALTKEQITKFKNRLEELKAQMTHLIRDTIEDVRATDEIKGYSQHQADEGTDDFNRTINLQLSGNEREILQKIEIALDKIDQGTYGTCDLTGEEIPLKRLEAIPYANTTVKAQEMLEKGLL from the coding sequence ATGGCCTTAACTAAGGAACAAATTACTAAATTTAAAAATCGTCTAGAGGAGTTAAAAGCTCAAATGACGCATCTGATTCGTGATACGATAGAAGATGTAAGAGCAACGGATGAAATTAAAGGATATTCTCAGCATCAAGCAGATGAAGGAACCGATGACTTTAATCGAACAATTAATCTGCAGCTAAGTGGAAATGAGCGAGAGATTTTGCAGAAGATTGAAATTGCTTTAGACAAAATAGATCAAGGAACTTATGGAACTTGTGATCTTACGGGCGAGGAAATCCCTTTAAAAAGATTAGAAGCAATTCCTTATGCAAACACAACTGTAAAAGCACAAGAGATGCTTGAAAAGGGATTGTTATAA
- a CDS encoding metal ABC transporter solute-binding protein, Zn/Mn family, whose translation MFLRLFISFFCIIPILGYPQAPVVLVSVPPYLYFVKKIAENTVSAESLIPSGTNPHLYEPTPKQVQLQKQAVLWLKLGEKADQKAQRVFKEMKTPPLILDLTEDLALLSYKDTKDRCAQHSTKDLHIWLSPKMMQVQVKKITQALIQLFPKHTELYQSNSNKLLKELEQVDQELITLLKNKQGKAILVSHPAFAYFCRDYSLEQLSLEEEGKDCLPQYVPELLHKIKMLGIGGIIIEPQHGSKAANLLAQNLAIPTYLIDPYSEDYIASLKQMAEVVKNIIHD comes from the coding sequence ATGTTTCTTCGTTTATTTATTAGTTTCTTTTGTATTATTCCTATTTTAGGTTATCCACAAGCTCCTGTTGTTTTGGTTAGCGTTCCCCCTTATCTTTATTTTGTAAAAAAAATCGCAGAAAACACCGTCTCAGCTGAGTCCCTTATTCCTTCTGGAACAAACCCTCATTTATATGAACCTACCCCTAAACAAGTTCAATTGCAAAAACAAGCCGTATTGTGGTTAAAATTAGGAGAAAAAGCAGATCAAAAAGCTCAAAGAGTCTTTAAAGAAATGAAAACCCCACCTCTGATCCTTGATTTGACAGAGGATCTTGCGCTTTTATCTTACAAAGATACAAAAGATCGTTGTGCTCAGCATAGCACCAAAGATCTACATATTTGGCTCAGTCCAAAAATGATGCAAGTGCAAGTTAAAAAAATTACACAAGCCTTAATTCAACTATTCCCGAAACATACAGAATTGTACCAAAGTAACTCAAATAAGTTACTCAAAGAACTAGAACAAGTTGATCAAGAATTAATTACTCTACTTAAAAACAAGCAAGGCAAAGCCATTTTAGTTTCTCATCCGGCTTTTGCTTATTTTTGTAGAGACTATAGCCTCGAGCAATTATCTCTTGAAGAAGAAGGCAAGGACTGTTTGCCTCAATATGTCCCAGAACTACTACATAAGATAAAAATGCTAGGTATAGGCGGCATAATTATAGAACCTCAACACGGCAGCAAAGCAGCTAATCTGCTCGCTCAAAATCTAGCGATTCCTACTTATCTCATCGATCCTTATTCTGAAGATTATATAGCGAGTTTAAAACAGATGGCAGAAGTGGTTAAAAATATCATTCATGACTGA
- a CDS encoding metal ABC transporter permease, translating to MFDNPFFLHTLLAGCGAALTGGIIGSYVVVKRIVSISGSIAHSVLGGMGICLWLKIRFGLSFLTPFIGALIAGLISAFLMGWIHLKYKEREDTAIAAIWAIGMSIGVIFIALTPGYNTELIDFLFGNILWVSKNDIFLLFVLNAFILSIVTRFYKPLLAICFDEEQAKLKKLPVQTFYFLLLGLVAVSIVLLIQIVGAILVVTMLAIPAAIAAIFTRNLLQMMTLATVCGLMLTFIGILFSYQLNWPPGATISLVSSSCYAGALLFKKKP from the coding sequence ATGTTTGATAATCCTTTTTTCTTACATACGTTATTAGCAGGTTGTGGCGCTGCGTTAACTGGCGGTATTATCGGTTCCTATGTAGTAGTTAAAAGAATTGTTTCTATTAGTGGCAGCATTGCTCACTCCGTACTTGGGGGAATGGGCATTTGTCTATGGTTAAAAATCAGATTTGGGCTTTCCTTTCTAACCCCATTCATTGGGGCATTAATAGCTGGGTTGATTTCTGCTTTTTTAATGGGCTGGATTCATTTAAAATACAAAGAAAGAGAAGACACAGCAATTGCCGCTATTTGGGCCATCGGAATGTCTATCGGAGTCATTTTCATCGCTCTTACCCCTGGCTATAACACAGAGTTAATTGATTTTTTATTTGGAAATATTTTATGGGTTAGTAAAAATGATATTTTCTTACTATTTGTTTTAAATGCGTTCATTTTATCTATAGTCACTAGATTTTATAAACCGCTTTTAGCCATTTGTTTTGATGAAGAACAGGCTAAATTAAAAAAACTTCCAGTACAAACCTTTTATTTTCTACTACTAGGATTAGTAGCTGTCTCAATTGTATTATTGATCCAAATAGTTGGGGCCATCTTGGTTGTAACTATGTTAGCAATACCTGCTGCCATTGCTGCTATTTTCACCCGCAATTTATTGCAAATGATGACTTTAGCAACAGTATGCGGTCTTATGCTCACATTTATTGGCATTCTTTTCTCTTATCAATTAAACTGGCCTCCAGGGGCCACCATCTCACTTGTTTCTTCTTCTTGTTATGCAGGTGCACTTTTATTCAAAAAGAAACCTTAA
- the obgE gene encoding GTPase ObgE translates to MFIDSVIVTLRAGKGGNGVVAWRREKFIPKGGPVGGNGGQGGSIILKTNENILSLEGFRNRRLINAENGISGGGNLQKGRNGKDLILHIPCGTVVKNIKTQEVLVDFTDKNQEYILCKGGKGGKGNACFKSSTNQAPNICTSGYKGEMHEVQLELKLIADIGFIGMPNAGKSTLLKQITHCPVKIGAYPFTTLYPNLSYIQFEDFSRILIADIPGIIEGAHLDRGLGLSFLKHIERSSVLVYLIDVSGIEGRDPFKDFQTLQNEIITYRKELLDKPFLVVLNKMDCKTAVQNLETFKQKYPYPKTTLFPISAIHRENITPLIKAMQQLVPCKF, encoded by the coding sequence ATGTTTATCGATTCAGTTATAGTTACACTGCGCGCTGGAAAAGGCGGTAATGGTGTCGTTGCCTGGCGTAGAGAAAAATTTATTCCTAAAGGAGGCCCTGTCGGTGGAAATGGAGGCCAAGGCGGATCTATCATTCTAAAAACCAATGAGAATATCCTTTCTTTAGAAGGGTTTCGCAATCGCCGTTTAATTAATGCAGAAAATGGCATTTCAGGAGGAGGAAACCTTCAAAAAGGGCGCAATGGCAAAGATCTTATTTTACACATCCCCTGTGGTACTGTTGTTAAAAACATTAAAACACAAGAAGTATTAGTGGATTTCACTGACAAAAACCAAGAGTATATTCTATGTAAAGGAGGCAAAGGAGGCAAAGGAAATGCTTGTTTTAAGTCTTCTACCAACCAAGCCCCTAACATATGTACTTCCGGCTATAAAGGTGAAATGCATGAGGTTCAACTCGAGTTAAAATTAATCGCTGATATTGGCTTCATTGGCATGCCCAACGCAGGTAAATCCACTCTTTTAAAACAAATTACTCATTGCCCCGTTAAAATTGGAGCTTATCCTTTTACAACACTATACCCAAATCTAAGCTATATTCAGTTTGAAGATTTTTCCAGGATTTTAATTGCAGATATTCCGGGCATTATAGAAGGGGCCCACCTCGATCGCGGATTGGGTTTATCTTTTCTCAAACATATTGAACGCTCTTCTGTTTTGGTCTATTTGATCGATGTTTCTGGGATAGAAGGAAGAGACCCTTTTAAAGATTTTCAGACTTTACAAAACGAAATAATAACCTACCGAAAAGAATTATTAGATAAGCCTTTTCTTGTTGTATTAAATAAAATGGACTGCAAAACAGCCGTGCAGAATCTAGAGACATTTAAACAAAAATACCCCTATCCAAAAACAACACTCTTTCCTATTTCAGCTATACATAGAGAAAACATTACACCCCTTATTAAAGCTATG
- the rpmA gene encoding 50S ribosomal protein L27 — MAHKKGQGSSRNGRDSHSQRLGIKASGGQFVTAGSIIVRQRGTKWHPAKNVGRGRDDTIYALIDGIVSYRKTNRTYVSVQPTL; from the coding sequence ATGGCACATAAGAAAGGTCAAGGATCTAGCCGAAATGGTCGTGATTCTCATTCACAACGCCTTGGAATTAAGGCATCTGGAGGACAATTTGTCACCGCTGGTAGCATTATTGTGCGTCAAAGAGGCACAAAATGGCATCCAGCAAAAAATGTAGGACGTGGTCGCGATGATACAATATACGCTTTAATCGACGGCATTGTTTCTTATCGTAAAACTAACCGTACATACGTTTCCGTTCAACCCACTCTTTAA
- a CDS encoding nicotinamide-nucleotide amidohydrolase family protein, translating into MFKLKIEIITIGKELLDGRIVNRNAAFISAHLFKFGYTVERHTTFLDDLQVLKKGLQEAYERSDLVIVTGGLGPTLDDLTRVVVAEVFHCKLSVNALVVADLQRRFGKELNTIQEQATIPEKAQPLLNSVGTAPGLLFLVNDKMMVCFPGVPAEMQPMFMNTFLPILQERHPPLHKHVACLYACFFQESQINPMLRELQTQLPELEIGIYPSYSHVTIVLSSENRASLEYAENLLKTQLDSFLYTATTGKIEEAIHNWFIKEKKTLVLAESCTGGTMASLLTAVKGASAFFLGSFVTYSSILKQYILDVPKKTLETKGPVSAECVLAMLNKALEKSQADVGLAVSGIAGPTSDSFHEKIGTIWAAMQEKGSSPYVFRLQITGDRQTIILKTAYSLFGILWRKLAKNIPPPLTSL; encoded by the coding sequence GTGTTTAAATTGAAGATTGAAATCATTACTATTGGCAAAGAACTTTTGGATGGCCGTATTGTAAATAGAAACGCAGCATTTATCAGTGCTCATTTATTTAAATTCGGTTATACAGTGGAGCGTCATACAACATTTTTAGATGATCTTCAAGTCTTAAAAAAAGGGTTACAAGAAGCTTATGAGCGCTCAGATCTTGTAATCGTTACAGGGGGATTAGGGCCCACTTTAGATGACCTAACTAGAGTAGTCGTAGCTGAAGTGTTTCATTGTAAGCTGTCTGTGAATGCTCTAGTAGTGGCTGATCTACAGAGGCGTTTTGGAAAAGAATTAAATACTATACAAGAGCAAGCTACAATCCCAGAAAAAGCCCAACCTTTGCTCAATTCTGTGGGGACAGCTCCTGGGCTGCTTTTTCTTGTAAATGATAAAATGATGGTTTGTTTTCCTGGTGTGCCTGCAGAAATGCAACCTATGTTTATGAATACATTTCTTCCTATTCTTCAAGAAAGACATCCTCCTTTGCATAAACATGTAGCTTGTTTGTATGCATGTTTCTTTCAAGAAAGCCAGATTAATCCCATGTTAAGAGAGCTGCAAACTCAATTACCGGAATTGGAAATTGGTATTTATCCTTCTTATTCTCATGTTACCATTGTGTTGTCTAGCGAAAATAGAGCTTCATTAGAATATGCAGAAAATTTGCTGAAAACCCAATTAGACTCTTTTTTATATACAGCAACAACAGGTAAAATTGAAGAAGCAATCCATAATTGGTTTATTAAAGAAAAAAAAACGCTTGTTTTAGCAGAGTCTTGTACAGGAGGGACTATGGCAAGTCTGCTCACAGCTGTTAAAGGAGCGTCCGCATTTTTTTTGGGCTCTTTTGTAACTTACTCTTCTATTCTTAAACAGTATATATTAGATGTGCCAAAAAAAACCCTAGAAACAAAAGGCCCCGTTAGCGCCGAATGTGTTCTTGCCATGCTCAATAAAGCCTTAGAAAAAAGCCAAGCAGATGTAGGGTTGGCTGTTTCAGGCATAGCAGGTCCTACGAGTGATAGCTTTCATGAAAAGATAGGGACTATATGGGCCGCTATGCAAGAAAAAGGAAGTAGCCCTTATGTTTTTAGATTGCAGATTACAGGAGATCGTCAAACAATTATTTTAAAAACAGCCTATTCTTTATTTGGTATTTTATGGCGTAAGCTAGCTAAAAATATACCCCCGCCTTTAACTTCTCTTTAA